The following DNA comes from Vicia villosa cultivar HV-30 ecotype Madison, WI unplaced genomic scaffold, Vvil1.0 ctg.000250F_1_1, whole genome shotgun sequence.
cccccactaccaagtgctgattttggtgtggctctaagtcctcctttcccagactggttcgtgtgtgggaatgctctcaaaattcttcaagagagtaccaaaaaacgcgctgaacgagtggttccgactaagcataccttggatactttcaaaggacatcttcatatagatcttaaacatgttcgtgtcctgactccaatacctgaaggtctggattaaggcaatcttttcgactgacttatcttttctttattgatatactgatttcagtctcaactacagctgttgcacgaaggaggaagattaaggaagcttctgccccaaaagactctgggacatctaaaagcaataaaccaagtgggagtgactccctcgtcactgataagaagcccacggtacatacttatctcatactctcaatcttgtacaatatgtgattagtactcatctttctcattttccacttgccagagttcgaaacccccaacgggttcgaagcgtaaagcttcttcgaccactggttcggatggcgaagataaatcccctcctcaaactagacaaggacagaagaaaaaatacaaagctgttaccccttcgagaaaagggagaaaggcaagtccttccaaagctgtttctcctggtgataaagcgtcctctgaagagtctcctttgaaagctgctagtaatgctttcgttgtggaaagccataattcaagtccagacaatattccacccaaggtactttgggtttgtcccacatattatcttgtgattttaactaaataattgtactgacactttaccttgttattgcaggatgatgctggcactgctacttccggttttaaagaccctggcctcaccattgatgttgacaaactttatggtagttgtcaaactttaactttcgttaactaaactcctcaaaagtttatttatttattttttttttttgaataactttgctctgtttaacataggtacctctcaaaatcaaactcgtgttctttcaccagtctttgaagacgttaggccaattgctaccatattgcctaatgaaccagtcgaagaaagccactctactgacgaatccccacctacccatcaaggcaaaaatttggaagaggatcatccattctcaggcagcgataatgtgaaccagcaatcacatgacaacgaagattccgcgtcggagaaagatgctatggaagagatttctcagcctgaaaaaccagtttctcatggaacttcaactcttgacgcaaaaaccattcctgagacaacttcgacgcctgcccctgcaaagcttactccttcagagcttgaacaacttaagcaaactgatcctctcagtttcttaaaggccattatgaatgtgaatactccttCGCCTCCGGAGCTTAATGTCTCAACAGCTGTTACTGCAgactctagtgacaaggaagatattcccagtcttcttcgacaaataaaagaaagattctttggggtcaatcttgtagatgttctcaaccgggaccctattaagagccacaacttaaatcaacttctaaagaaagtagatttgcttcaagtttccacagaagtttcagaggtaattgttctgctgggctctctactcgagcaactccaagctaacatccttcgaaggcaaaatgtcgaaaaagagttatctgagacaaaggcctctcatgactcttcatggaattttgctatggacgcaacgaaacaaggtgaggccctcaggctcaaacattcagaaaatcagaaggccattgatgattatgagaagaaaatcggctcttggaaacaagaaatcaaagtactcgagggcaagataaaggaggctgaaagttgtcaagcagtcctacaaaagtctaatcaacaagacttgctcgaagtggtgcagtcaggaatgaaacatttcgagactgcacaaaagttagtgccagaaatcgaaaggttgaagaaacaccgggcactaattgaacttcgcatgtcttcatgggagactcaatatttgaagatcaaaaaggatctccctgaggatttcaactaaatgttttcgatcttgttacttattgcacctttattttgtaatcgaggccactgtagacatataatatttgtacgcttgactcccttttatctctatcatatttgccattgttgatttagcaaatctttcaatttcttgtcaagatatatctttagatttcctacagtgcttttattaaatgcaacatgtagaacctgaacatccttcgcagcactcttgcctctagacttgacgtttccacttcttctagccataatcattattaaaagtgacgtcactttctccaaaacgtcggttttcagacgtgcgtgcatcagtttaatgattacttctcaacttccaagggcgggaaacggcggaagccataacttctttctttggaaaaccaaccgcagtccaatcactcattggcaattaaaacccacccttcagtattccccttctatataaagggtccaatatcacctttatttctcattcatgcgttttctctccaaactaaacacagaaaaaagaaaacacacaacttctctttcagaacaactttcttaccttacaatggctgaacctctcttctttaacgacatcaaagccctcattagaggcgagttcagactctctgaggatgaacttgttcgccatttcatcaccatcgaaaccctgtttgttaaccaggaactagacttctactttgaggaagtcctggagggtgctatttaccccaacatggtggcagaattctggatgaatgcgtctttacgcatagatcctgaaggtaggaccaccattgattctgctattcgacacgctcgtctcagcattactcccaccactattgccaatctgataaaatgcaataactctggtgaaacttttgatgacaacagtttcagcatgactactcatctcatgctgagaactcttatggacaatgaccgctttagtgccaaagtcatcaggatctggcaccagatgctcgtggggaacttccaacctcggcggattgacgaaaacaacatcatggttgaagacttggagtttatcctctgtggtcttcgagggaagaaaattaacatccctttgatgatcttcaagggacttgttaaagctgtctctgccggtgttgaccgtcgaggggttgtgacttgtcttccgtacgggagactccttagctatatttttcttaagaaaggcgtagtgagaaggatgcgtacttctggagccatggatatgttcgaggctgaaccttctcccgtgttgtctttggacaatttaaaccaaaggattgactagcaagtttttaccttaggtttaatctttttatatatatttatgccttccttcttttgtaacttcagatcctattctttggatctttttgtaatgaatgtattcccatgcttgaaatgaaaaagaatattttggtgtcttctttgatttttctttccataattcttcctgattgtgaagccattttggtgcctgaccattttggcttttcgtagtaccctgggtatctacgtctttgcaatccttacttcgtgcatacttggtttatatctcttcaaatatttcccgtttactctcaagatcctatgatcttctgctaattcttcaatttcataagcattgttcgagaatacttttaagattcgaaagggtccttcccaatgtggggaccatttaccaagtgcctgattctttcgatctataggtaaaataactttccagactaagtcattattaacaaaagttttacctttcacctttttattataagctctggacactctttccttttgcctttttatcatttccagtgctcgaagtctgtcttcgtccaaatctactaactcattcatcattaactcccagtatacgttgggaggaatgtctgcttgtctttgtatccttactgattgcaaacatatctcaattggaagtactgcgtcatgtccaaacgtcaactggaaaggagttgtattcgtagcttcttttggagatgttcgacaagcccaaagtgcttgatctaaagtcttatgccaattcttgggtctctttcctacatgcttcttgataaggccaattattattttgtttgctgcttcaacctgtccatttgcttgggcataataaggtgtagaagtaaataacttgaaacctatttctctggcaaaatcttgcatttttcgtccagtaaagactgatccctgatcagttgttatactttctgggattccaaatctatatataatgtgtttctgaataaactcgatcaccgcctcttgatccacatttgccagtggtattgcttcaacccattttgtgaaatagtctattcctaccaaaatgtatctttgccctttggatgacttggggtgaatctctccaatcaaatctagtgcccatcccctgaaaggccatggttttactattgtacttagttcgtttgctggagcgtgttggatacctgcatgttcttggcactcttggcaccctttcgcgaactctatgcaatcctttagcatcgaaggccaatacatcccataacgaaacaagagccatttcattttgtgccctgcttgatgtgcaccacatgctccactatgtacgttcgacagagccaagtatgcttctgcttctcccaagcatttcaacaataccccttcaggagttttcttgaacaattcatttcccatcagaaaatatgacagggctctatacttgatttttctgtctgtatccgtcgaaggatttttcagatagttaataattggattcctccaatctgtgtcagccaatgaatctatatttagtacctcgaattgttctttattggcataacccaattgtgaattttccagatcacttggcgaaagtttagtaaacattgctcttcctcttacttcaatcaactcttccaacttttcttttgatactttatatcccgaagctaattgagccaagtcgtttgcttcctggttattcacccttggtacatgttttaattccacgtattcgaatttcttgagtaacctatttgcgatgataaaatacatgatcagattctctttgatgcacttgtactcctttgtcaattgtttgatgaccaattcggagtctcctttaatttcgactctggttgcccccaattctaacaaagcctcaagtccagcaattaaagcctcgtattcagcttcattattggagcatgatggaccttcgattttatacttgagctttgttggaattccatcaggagaaattatcaacattccaataccagttccctctctatgcgttgaaccatcgaaatataacttccaaggtttcaaatctacacaatgctgatgattctcaaccaccgcatggtcgacaatgaagtctgacacaatctgacctttcattgccttgagaggctgaaatattaatgaatattcagtaagggctaaagcccatttgccaattcgactatgtagtattggcttagataacatatgtttaataacatcataatgagatgaaacgtaaacatcaactggctttatataatacttgagtttgatacaggagaaatacaaacaaaggcagagtttttctatatcagtatatctagtctctgcatcattgagtactctacttaaataataaatggctcttttgatgccattctcatcctcctgggcaagcatgctgcctattgttttatctgatgctgaaatatataggcgcatgtgcttcttcccatttgggggagatagaattggtggacaagtcaagtattgctttatctgatcgaaagcttcttgatgttcagcacgccattcgaattttccttgcttaagccgaagtagaggtgagaaagcttgcgtgcgtccacttaagttagagataaatcttcttaagaaatttatcttacccaataatgattgtaattctttctttgtggagggagacttggtctccataatgtctcgattaacagaacaaatagtcttgacaatcactttgttacatataaatgtgacttcatcgaagtgacatgacataaaaattaaaaggacaattgaaacgtaaagaatcttaaactgcagaaatataaaagactttgaaagtaaatagcatgaaagtaattcgaaagtaaatgacgttaaagtaaagatgcagaaacgtaaatggcaagaagtaaacgaaatgcagtaattctgaaagataaaacaaaaagataatacacatgtattaaaatggtggtgtcatacgtacattttctcagcgaactctttctcttaacgcttgatacttgagtaaatatgtgagtgatttgtacaaaatgaacacacagaatcctaacactaagactcctatttatactagtttcgaccttaacggtcctatactaatctgctgccacgtttctcatcagaactttcagcgaagccatctgttgttgaacggttatgaaaccgtcttcgaatttcaaatcttcccgcctgagtccatcttcgacgcgtggcagtgtattaaacaaacactactaaaaaacacgctaagtagtaatacttgaatacatattctatgaattttgtctaagtcccgaagacatatgctttcattaatctttcagtgttcacttatcttcatcgaacttagaagtctttatttttcgaagcatgaccatcagtagccatttttttactttttaagggatggccatcagtaaccatctttccttcgattctcaactccttcgaaggatgaacaacataaaacgaaatcttcagctaacaccccccactacgtcctaaaggacaagatgggttaaaggtaactaaaggtccttgagctccggcgcacccacagttacatacatagacctccctcatttgagaaaggtgtgcatatatctatggagtcctgactcaagcgtgaacttcatattgactcatctcccacatatgtgaaagaggtcgccatgactatgccactcctatctcaattgtacttgaatccgggtataggattcgtccttcatttaattcccgagcaacctttaaaataaagcaagcaaagcaaacatttaagtgatcctaaactttaaggtaacccctcttttaattcgaaagcatccccagcagagtcgctagttctgtaatacggtgaactgactttaaataaatgtcgcggtaagcaagagtcaccaccgacttttattttatccaatttaaagaaaggctaaaagaacagaaaaaaacctttttgaaagagattgagttcggtgggtaagttatacaaacggaaggtttaaagcaccctttgtatccatggttatccatgggctcttaattgcttaactcacttttgaattgtttgaaatgtttgaagtgtagtgtgtgaataagaaaagctttgaagaagaactttagcttgtaaataagcgtagtcttttgaatttgatttttgaaaaaaagagtgggaaaagattttgaatttagagcaagcaattattagcaactaccctaagttttaaaatttgttcttttagcttttcagggctatccataccataggagggtaggaagtccttttatcggatttaaagggtcatcggagttatcgttcgccataagactgtccctgccataaagagggcaggtagtctaagggaaggatataatagtcatttaatcttttaggcagcaggcgaggataccttagcaatgaatgaactgaggacaacatttgctttaggtatcctcggaatcgagggacttgactattttacgataataataataaaaaggcaacaaggcagcaaataataaggcaacgggcaacaagaggggttaccctaaaggtgtgtgtgtggcacaatcatgtggttcaattcaaatatttatcttataattagttattctatgttaattcaaggcttgcactccctaggattactaaccacaacaattaatattatacatAAATTAAAGGCAGAGAAtataagttcctacgctattacaataaacacctgtgggcagaaaaataaaggtggaaaagaaaggcagaaaaataaaactaaactattacaaaaaaaaaccttgcaagcctatatacattttctagaatttaaaataaatagaaaaagcgaaacttaaaaataaataattaaatttaaaggcaaagaattaaataaaggcagaaatttaaataaaggcaagaattaaataaataaacaagttttaccccAAGGCTGGGAATTAGCACAAACATACGACAATCATAgaatgaggtgagaagagaactcgcgtttgaagaaattcaatgtttaattACAAAAGGGACAAACCTAAATCTTAAAGGTTAATGGACAACGCCTACC
Coding sequences within:
- the LOC131625895 gene encoding uncharacterized protein LOC131625895, which codes for MEEISQPEKPVSHGTSTLDAKTIPETTSTPAPAKLTPSELEQLKQTDPLSFLKAIMNVNTPSPPELNVSTAVTADSSDKEDIPSLLRQIKERFFGVNLVDVLNRDPIKSHNLNQLLKKVDLLQVSTEVSEVIVLLGSLLEQLQANILRRQNVEKELSETKASHDSSWNFAMDATKQGEALRLKHSENQKAIDDYEKKIGSWKQEIKVLEGKIKEAESCQAVLQKSNQQDLLEVVQSGMKHFETAQKLVPEIERLKKHRALIELRMSSWETQYLKIKKDLPEDFN